A region from the Misgurnus anguillicaudatus chromosome 7, ASM2758022v2, whole genome shotgun sequence genome encodes:
- the inf2 gene encoding inverted formin-2 isoform X6 — MCRHSNISLSSSSRRVLQTIWRDIRNVFPYIRPPASHPQGHSVDFRIFLIFIIMSVKTDVTPNKWAMVRGRLGSSQDSDTSQDANLENADAELCIRLLQVPSVVNYSGLKKRLERSDQVWMVQFLELSGLDLLLEALDRLSGRGCSRISDALLQLTCVNCVKAVMNSSAGIHFIIDNEGYVRKLSQALDTSNTMVKKQVFELLAALSMFSSEGHRLALDALEHYKSVKIQQYRFSVVMNELQTTDNVPYMVTLLSVINAFIFSIDDLRQRDKMRKEFIGLQLLQLLPKLR, encoded by the exons ATGTGTAGACACAGCAACATTTCACTCTCATCCAGCTCACGCCGAGTGTTACAAACTATCTGGAGAGACATCAGGAATGTGTTTCCTTACATCAGACCTCCAGCTTCACATCCTCAAGGACATTCAGTAGATTTCAG AATCttcctcatcttcatcatcatgtCTGTAAAGACAGACGTAACCCCTAATAAATGGGCGATGGTGAGAGGTCGACTCGGCTCGTCTCAAGACTCCGACACTTCGCAGGATGCCAACCTGGAGAACGCAGACGCAGAACTCTGCATCCGTCTGCTGCAGGTGCCCTCCGTGGTCAACTACTCCGGTCTGAAGAAACGTTTGGAGAGGAGCGACCAGGTCTGGATGGTGCAGTTTCTGGAGCTCTCCGGACTGGACCTGCTCCTGGAGGCTCTGGACCGGCTGTCGGGTCGAGGCTGCTCTCGAATCTCAGACGCTCTGCTGCAGCTGACCTGCGTTAACTGCGTGAAAGCCGTCATGAACTCCTCAGCTGGGATTCACTTCATCATTGACAATGAGGGTTACGTGCGCAAACTATCTCAGG CTCTGGACACCTCCAACACGATGGTGAAGAAGCAGGTATTTGAGCTGCTGGCGGCCCTCAGCATGTTCTCTTCAGAAGGACACAGACTGGCTCTGGATGCCCTCGAACATTACAAG TCTGTAAAGATTCAACAGTATCGCTTCAGTGTGGTTATGAATGAGCTCCAGACTACAGATAATGTGCCTTATATGGTGACTCTTCTGAGCGTCATCAACGCCTTCATCTTCAGCATCGATGACCTGCGTCAGAGAGACAAGATGCGCAAGGAGTTTATTG GATTACAGCTGCTTCAGCTACTGCCAAAGCTAAGGTAA